The Geobacillus stearothermophilus ATCC 12980 genome contains a region encoding:
- the fliY gene encoding flagellar motor switch phosphatase FliY → MMNDGMLSQDEIDALLHGMDSRDRAPALHDIFTPLEQDALGEIGNISFGSSATALSMLLNQKVEITTPNVSVIERTRVADEFPRPYVAVQVNYTEGFLGTNLLVIEQRDAAIIADLMLGGDGTAPDSALGEIQLSAVQEAMNQMMGSAATSMSTVFGKRVDISPPTIHLLDLSEGKGLEYLPDEDFLIKVSFRLKIGTLIDSNIMQLLPVDFAKELVTYLLGAAAGGEENRPELPAGAPLSVEPEPQPAYAYAEAGAPSSPAANRFPEAPAERLDEGKSAAGRHIQAADFAEFDAPPLAAAEARNLELLFDVPLQVTVELGRTKRSVQEILQLSTGSIIELDKLAGEPVDVFVNNKLIAKGEVVVIDENFGVRITDIVSQSDRLKRLK, encoded by the coding sequence ATGATGAATGACGGGATGTTGTCGCAAGATGAAATCGATGCTCTGTTGCACGGAATGGACAGCCGTGACCGCGCACCGGCGCTTCACGATATTTTCACCCCGCTCGAGCAGGACGCTCTAGGGGAGATTGGCAATATTTCCTTTGGCAGCTCAGCGACGGCGCTGTCCATGTTATTGAACCAAAAAGTCGAGATTACGACACCGAACGTCTCGGTGATCGAGCGGACGCGCGTCGCGGATGAGTTCCCGCGGCCGTATGTCGCCGTTCAAGTCAATTACACGGAAGGGTTTCTCGGGACCAACTTGCTGGTCATTGAGCAGCGGGACGCCGCCATTATCGCCGATTTGATGCTTGGCGGCGACGGAACGGCGCCCGACAGCGCGCTTGGGGAAATTCAGCTGAGCGCCGTGCAGGAAGCCATGAACCAAATGATGGGGTCAGCGGCGACGTCGATGTCGACTGTTTTTGGCAAGCGGGTCGACATTTCCCCGCCGACGATCCATCTTCTTGATTTGAGCGAAGGAAAAGGTCTGGAATATTTGCCGGATGAAGACTTTTTGATTAAAGTGTCGTTCCGGCTGAAAATCGGCACGTTAATTGATTCGAACATCATGCAGCTGCTGCCCGTTGATTTTGCCAAAGAACTGGTCACCTATTTGCTTGGTGCGGCGGCAGGGGGGGAGGAAAACCGGCCTGAGCTGCCGGCCGGGGCGCCGCTGTCCGTGGAGCCGGAGCCGCAGCCCGCCTACGCCTATGCGGAGGCCGGCGCCCCTTCTTCTCCGGCGGCGAACCGTTTCCCGGAGGCGCCGGCTGAGCGCCTGGATGAAGGCAAAAGCGCAGCCGGGCGGCATATTCAAGCAGCTGATTTTGCTGAGTTTGACGCCCCACCGCTTGCCGCAGCGGAGGCGCGCAATTTGGAGCTACTGTTTGATGTGCCGCTGCAAGTGACGGTTGAACTGGGACGGACGAAACGCTCGGTGCAAGAGATTTTGCAATTGTCCACCGGGTCGATCATCGAACTTGATAAGCTGGCCGGCGAGCCGGTCGACGTTTTTGTCAACAATAAGCTGATCGCCAAAGGCGAGGTGGTCGTGATCGATGAAAACTTCGGCGTGCGCATCACCGACATTGTCAGCCAAAGCGATCGGTTAAAACGGCTAAAATAA
- a CDS encoding flagellar hook-length control protein FliK — translation MKVMIAAVAPQPTGVELTARKETAASSAFAALLAQKQTGKLPVEEGIERSSQPEGKKPRITDEWTEPLWLAASAMHVGAANVLNAPPAAAYNDGEALAADGESGRVNQEGAGAKALAAVPSFWLQTDENSGLDKAAWLEQQAKEMNGRFDGEHQPPFSQILPRTEGARKEMAVHSNGESSWLAPRVLSSMYGPASLRQQEDARQLHSVLVSTNLASLIPFVPGGHEAGTVEAGKESSFVEQVARAWQFGRWVKLPNGVMQLVIRLHPEHLGTVTVKMAQEGGKLTARLLVATDAAEELIRNHLPQLAQQLDASSITVEKWTVWSDYDSSAMPPYSGNRQGGQQQGESRQKQKREPSSSFPLALDGIEADA, via the coding sequence ATGAAAGTGATGATCGCAGCAGTTGCACCGCAGCCAACGGGCGTGGAGCTGACAGCGAGAAAAGAGACAGCGGCTTCCAGCGCATTTGCGGCATTATTGGCGCAAAAGCAAACCGGGAAGCTGCCGGTTGAGGAGGGGATTGAACGGTCATCCCAGCCGGAAGGAAAGAAGCCGCGAATAACAGACGAATGGACAGAGCCGTTATGGCTGGCCGCTTCAGCTATGCACGTTGGCGCTGCCAACGTTTTAAACGCCCCTCCGGCGGCTGCATACAATGATGGTGAAGCCTTGGCGGCTGATGGGGAAAGCGGAAGAGTTAACCAAGAAGGGGCTGGTGCAAAAGCGCTGGCAGCCGTTCCGTCTTTTTGGCTACAGACGGATGAAAATAGCGGGTTGGACAAAGCTGCTTGGCTGGAACAACAGGCCAAAGAAATGAACGGGCGTTTCGATGGCGAACACCAGCCGCCTTTCTCACAAATTTTGCCGCGAACCGAGGGAGCTAGAAAGGAAATGGCGGTGCATTCCAACGGTGAAAGCAGCTGGCTGGCGCCGCGAGTTTTATCTTCGATGTACGGGCCAGCCTCTTTACGGCAGCAGGAGGACGCTCGCCAGCTGCATAGTGTGCTCGTTTCGACAAACCTTGCCTCTTTGATTCCATTCGTCCCTGGCGGCCATGAGGCGGGGACGGTGGAAGCAGGGAAGGAAAGTTCGTTTGTCGAGCAAGTAGCCCGTGCATGGCAATTCGGCCGATGGGTGAAGCTGCCAAACGGCGTTATGCAGCTTGTTATTCGCCTTCATCCGGAACATCTTGGAACGGTGACGGTGAAAATGGCGCAAGAAGGCGGAAAATTGACCGCCCGGCTGCTTGTGGCGACCGATGCGGCGGAAGAGTTGATCCGCAACCACTTGCCGCAGCTTGCTCAGCAGCTTGATGCGAGTTCCATCACGGTCGAAAAATGGACCGTTTGGTCGGATTATGACAGCTCCGCGATGCCGCCGTATTCCGGGAATCGCCAAGGAGGGCAGCAGCAGGGCGAATCGCGGCAAAAACAAAAGCGGGAGCCATCATCTTCCTTCCCGTTAGCGCTAGACGGGATCGAAGCTGACGCATAA
- the flgD gene encoding flagellar hook assembly protein FlgD, whose protein sequence is MTTNVIDGSLWMANAVQPERKTGNQILGKDDFLKILLAQLENQDPLNPMEDKDFIAQMASFSSLEQMMNIANLMQQWMQASSRDALLRYSEWIGKTVHWQEGDATMSAVVKSVTQKDGNIVLGLDNGSTIAADAVMTVEQHE, encoded by the coding sequence ATGACAACGAATGTGATTGATGGAAGCTTATGGATGGCAAACGCGGTTCAGCCGGAACGGAAAACGGGTAATCAAATTTTAGGAAAAGACGACTTTCTCAAAATTTTGCTCGCCCAGCTCGAAAACCAAGATCCGCTCAATCCGATGGAAGATAAAGACTTTATCGCGCAAATGGCGAGCTTCTCCTCGCTTGAGCAAATGATGAACATCGCCAATTTGATGCAGCAATGGATGCAAGCGTCAAGCCGCGATGCGCTTTTGCGCTATAGCGAATGGATCGGCAAAACGGTGCACTGGCAAGAAGGCGATGCAACGATGAGCGCGGTTGTCAAATCGGTGACGCAAAAAGACGGGAACATTGTTCTCGGGCTCGATAACGGATCGACGATTGCCGCTGACGCGGTGATGACAGTCGAACAACACGAATAA
- the fliM gene encoding flagellar motor switch protein FliM: MTAGEVLSQSEIDALLAALSAGEMNAEELKKEEEGRRVKTYDFRRALRFSKDQIRSLTRIHENFARLLTTFFSAQLRTYVQISVASADQIPYEEFVRSIPKMTIINVFEVPPLDGHVLLEINPNIAYAMLDRVMGGRGAGMDKVEHLTEIETRIMSNLFDKAFAYWRDAWESVAEMDPLFVDFEVNPQFLRMIAPNDTVVVISLNTQIGEARGMMNVCIPHVVLEPIMPRLSVQYWMQAQKKERSPEEAGQIEQGIRAAQLPIVAELGTAAVTVGEFLQLEVGDVIQLGQSIHDPLVIKIGHIPKFIGQPGKRNKKLAVQILAMIEGDEAGHDE, translated from the coding sequence ATGACAGCCGGCGAAGTACTATCGCAAAGTGAAATTGATGCGCTGCTTGCCGCGCTTTCGGCCGGAGAAATGAATGCGGAAGAACTGAAAAAAGAAGAAGAAGGGCGGCGCGTCAAAACGTATGATTTCCGGCGGGCGCTTCGGTTTTCCAAAGACCAGATCCGCAGCTTGACGCGCATTCATGAAAACTTCGCCCGCCTGTTGACCACGTTTTTTTCCGCCCAGCTGCGCACGTATGTGCAAATCTCGGTCGCGTCGGCCGACCAGATTCCGTACGAAGAGTTCGTCCGCTCGATTCCAAAAATGACGATCATTAACGTCTTTGAAGTGCCGCCGCTCGACGGGCATGTGCTGCTGGAAATCAATCCGAATATCGCTTATGCCATGCTCGATCGGGTGATGGGCGGCCGCGGCGCCGGCATGGACAAAGTGGAGCACCTCACGGAAATTGAGACACGCATCATGTCCAACTTGTTCGACAAGGCGTTTGCCTATTGGCGCGATGCGTGGGAGTCGGTGGCGGAAATGGATCCGCTGTTTGTCGACTTTGAGGTCAACCCGCAGTTTTTGCGCATGATCGCGCCGAACGATACGGTCGTTGTCATTTCGCTCAACACGCAAATCGGCGAGGCGCGTGGCATGATGAACGTTTGCATTCCGCACGTCGTTTTGGAGCCGATTATGCCGCGGCTGTCGGTGCAGTACTGGATGCAGGCGCAAAAAAAAGAGCGTTCCCCCGAGGAAGCGGGACAAATTGAGCAAGGCATCCGCGCGGCTCAACTGCCGATTGTCGCCGAACTTGGCACAGCGGCTGTTACCGTCGGCGAATTTTTGCAGCTCGAGGTCGGAGATGTCATCCAGCTCGGGCAGTCGATCCATGATCCGCTTGTCATCAAAATCGGCCATATTCCGAAATTTATCGGCCAACCGGGGAAACGGAACAAAAAGCTGGCGGTGCAAATTTTAGCGATGATCGAGGGGGACGAAGCAGGACATGATGAATGA
- the flgG gene encoding flagellar basal body rod protein FlgG gives MLRSMYSGIGAMRNFQTKLDVIGNNIANVNTYGFKKGRTIFKDLMSQTISGAGGPNAGRGGTNPKQVGLGSQLAAIDTVHTQGSLQTTGRVLDLAISGDGFFVVGDASGNNRMYTRAGNFYLDSQGYIVNADGQYLLGVGNSRLQIPTHAKSLSIGADGKVTIVDASGNLQLIGTIQLAKFANNDGLEKAGNNLFRETTNSGAPTTGAPGANGTGTIVSGALEMSNVDLAEEFTEMIVAQRGFQANTRIITTSDEILQELVNLKK, from the coding sequence ATGCTTCGTTCGATGTATTCCGGCATTGGCGCCATGCGCAATTTCCAAACAAAACTTGACGTTATCGGCAACAATATCGCCAACGTCAATACGTACGGGTTTAAAAAAGGACGAACGATCTTTAAAGATTTAATGAGCCAAACGATTTCCGGAGCGGGAGGGCCGAACGCTGGCCGCGGCGGCACGAATCCGAAGCAAGTTGGGCTTGGCTCGCAGTTGGCTGCCATCGACACCGTCCATACGCAAGGAAGCTTGCAAACGACCGGCCGCGTGCTTGATTTGGCCATTTCCGGCGACGGGTTTTTCGTCGTCGGCGACGCTTCCGGCAACAATCGCATGTATACGAGAGCCGGGAATTTTTATCTCGATTCGCAAGGCTATATTGTCAATGCCGATGGCCAATATTTGCTCGGTGTTGGAAATAGCCGCCTTCAAATTCCGACACATGCGAAAAGCTTGAGCATCGGGGCGGACGGCAAAGTGACCATTGTGGATGCTTCTGGGAATTTACAGCTGATAGGCACGATTCAGCTGGCCAAATTTGCAAACAATGACGGATTAGAAAAAGCCGGCAACAACTTGTTCCGCGAAACGACCAACTCCGGCGCGCCAACGACAGGGGCGCCGGGAGCGAACGGAACAGGAACCATCGTCTCCGGCGCGCTTGAGATGTCCAACGTCGACCTTGCTGAGGAGTTTACGGAAATGATCGTCGCCCAGCGCGGTTTTCAGGCAAACACGCGCATCATTACGACATCGGATGAAATTTTGCAAGAACTTGTCAACTTGAAAAAGTAG
- the fliL gene encoding flagellar basal body-associated protein FliL encodes MKGNKVLKTMVIVLAVIALSGTAALVAVMNLTGKEKQEAPSADELADSSIDIPEMTTNLADGRYIKISFKIQTDSDKGKEEVEKRDFQIKDAIIEQLSEMKAADFKGKEGMAALKEQLKQQINALMQEGKVENVYITSFILQ; translated from the coding sequence GTGAAAGGGAATAAAGTACTCAAAACGATGGTCATCGTGCTAGCGGTCATTGCCTTGTCCGGCACGGCGGCGCTTGTTGCCGTTATGAACCTGACCGGCAAAGAAAAACAGGAGGCGCCAAGCGCCGATGAACTGGCGGACAGTTCGATCGACATTCCGGAAATGACAACGAATTTGGCGGACGGCCGTTATATTAAAATCTCCTTTAAAATTCAAACCGACAGCGACAAAGGAAAAGAAGAAGTGGAGAAGCGTGATTTCCAGATTAAGGATGCAATCATCGAACAGCTCTCGGAAATGAAAGCGGCCGACTTTAAAGGAAAAGAAGGAATGGCGGCGTTGAAAGAGCAGCTGAAACAACAGATTAATGCGTTAATGCAGGAAGGGAAAGTGGAGAACGTCTACATTACCTCCTTTATCCTCCAGTAG
- the flhB gene encoding flagellar biosynthesis protein FlhB, whose protein sequence is MGERRLDLQFFAGEKTEKATPRKRQEVREKGQVAKSSDAVAAIVLLALFLVLSLAGAYERDGLLRMLARALSDYAAAPLTIDSLHAIFLDWLRHAALLLAPFFAAAVLAAGLANFLQVGVLFTAEPLKIDGNRLNPVQGIKRLFSLRAIVELLKSVLKAGIIGAVVFMLLLVGWDELTALAARPPAAMLAIVGALTVKMGLYAAAALLFLALFDYLYQRFEFERNIRMSKQDIKDEFKKTEGDPLIKSRIKQRQREMAMRRMMQEVPNADVVITNPTHYAVALKYEDGKMEAPVVVAKGADYVALKIKEIAKANGVVTVENRPLAQALYRQTDVGDMIPETFFKAVAEILAYVYRLKRKG, encoded by the coding sequence GTGGGCGAACGGCGGCTTGATTTGCAGTTTTTCGCCGGGGAAAAGACGGAAAAGGCGACGCCGCGCAAACGGCAAGAAGTGCGGGAAAAAGGCCAGGTCGCCAAAAGCAGCGATGCGGTGGCCGCCATCGTATTGCTCGCGCTGTTTCTCGTTTTGTCGCTGGCGGGAGCGTATGAGCGGGACGGGCTGCTGCGCATGCTCGCGCGTGCGCTTTCCGATTATGCCGCCGCTCCGCTGACGATTGATTCGCTTCATGCCATCTTTCTCGACTGGCTTCGCCATGCGGCGCTTCTGTTAGCTCCATTTTTTGCTGCCGCCGTATTAGCGGCTGGGCTGGCCAACTTTTTGCAAGTCGGTGTCTTGTTTACCGCAGAGCCGCTCAAAATCGACGGAAACCGCCTCAACCCGGTGCAAGGAATAAAACGGCTTTTTTCGCTGCGCGCCATTGTCGAGCTGTTAAAATCTGTGTTAAAAGCTGGAATCATCGGTGCGGTCGTGTTTATGCTCTTGCTCGTGGGATGGGACGAGCTCACGGCGCTTGCGGCCAGGCCGCCGGCCGCCATGCTTGCCATTGTCGGCGCGCTGACGGTGAAAATGGGGCTGTATGCTGCGGCCGCGCTCTTGTTTTTGGCGTTGTTTGACTATTTGTACCAGCGGTTTGAGTTTGAACGAAACATCCGCATGTCGAAGCAAGACATTAAAGATGAGTTCAAAAAGACGGAAGGCGACCCGCTCATTAAATCGCGCATTAAGCAAAGACAGCGGGAGATGGCGATGAGGCGGATGATGCAGGAGGTGCCGAATGCCGATGTTGTCATCACCAATCCCACCCATTATGCGGTAGCGCTGAAGTATGAAGATGGAAAAATGGAGGCGCCGGTTGTCGTGGCGAAAGGGGCTGACTATGTGGCGTTGAAAATAAAGGAAATTGCCAAGGCGAACGGCGTCGTGACGGTTGAAAATCGTCCGTTGGCGCAGGCGCTTTACCGGCAGACGGACGTCGGCGACATGATTCCAGAGACGTTTTTTAAGGCAGTGGCGGAAATTTTGGCGTACGTCTACCGGCTCAAACGAAAAGGGTAA
- a CDS encoding response regulator has translation MARVLVVDDAAFMRMMIKDILTKNGHEVVAEAADGRQAVEKYKETRPDIVTMDITMPEMDGITALKEIKKIDSNAKVIMCSAMGQQAMVIDAIQAGAKDFVVKPFQADRVIEAINKTIG, from the coding sequence ATGGCAAGAGTGCTTGTTGTCGACGATGCTGCGTTTATGCGGATGATGATTAAAGACATTTTGACGAAGAATGGGCATGAGGTCGTCGCTGAAGCGGCGGACGGGAGACAGGCGGTCGAAAAATACAAGGAGACGCGCCCTGACATTGTGACGATGGATATTACGATGCCGGAGATGGATGGGATTACGGCGCTTAAAGAAATAAAAAAAATCGATAGCAACGCCAAAGTGATCATGTGTTCGGCGATGGGGCAGCAGGCGATGGTCATTGACGCCATTCAAGCCGGGGCGAAAGATTTCGTTGTCAAGCCGTTCCAGGCGGACCGCGTCATTGAAGCGATTAACAAAACGATCGGCTAG
- the fliP gene encoding flagellar type III secretion system pore protein FliP (The bacterial flagellar biogenesis protein FliP forms a type III secretion system (T3SS)-type pore required for flagellar assembly.), with protein sequence MNDFVHMFNSMAPEHVSTSVKLLLLLTILSVAPGILIMMTCFTRIVIVLSFVRTSLGTQQMPPNQVLIGLALFLTFFIMAPTWKEIHDQALEPLFAEKIDLDEAYERAAVPLKQFMSQHTRQQDLALFLSYSGAGQPKTVNDIPLTALVPAFAISELKTAFQMGFMIFIPFLVIDMIVASVLMSMGMMMLPPVMISLPFKILLFVLVDGWHLVVKSLLQSFQ encoded by the coding sequence ATGAATGACTTTGTCCATATGTTTAACTCGATGGCGCCCGAGCATGTCTCGACATCGGTGAAACTGCTTTTGCTTCTTACCATTTTGTCGGTTGCTCCCGGCATTTTGATCATGATGACGTGTTTTACGCGCATCGTCATCGTTTTGTCGTTCGTGCGCACGTCGCTTGGCACGCAGCAAATGCCGCCCAACCAAGTGTTGATCGGGCTGGCGCTGTTTTTGACGTTTTTCATCATGGCGCCAACATGGAAAGAGATTCACGATCAGGCGCTTGAGCCGCTGTTTGCCGAAAAAATTGATTTGGATGAGGCGTACGAACGCGCCGCTGTTCCGCTCAAGCAGTTTATGAGCCAACATACGAGACAGCAAGATTTGGCCTTGTTTTTATCATACAGCGGCGCCGGGCAGCCGAAAACGGTCAACGACATTCCGCTTACCGCGCTCGTCCCGGCGTTTGCGATCAGCGAGCTGAAAACCGCGTTTCAAATGGGCTTTATGATTTTCATCCCGTTTTTGGTCATCGATATGATCGTTGCCAGCGTCTTGATGTCGATGGGAATGATGATGCTGCCGCCGGTGATGATTTCGCTGCCGTTTAAAATTTTGCTATTTGTTCTTGTCGACGGCTGGCATTTGGTCGTCAAATCGTTGTTGCAAAGCTTTCAATAA
- the fliQ gene encoding flagellar biosynthesis protein FliQ, with product MSADFIIRLAEQGVYIVLIVCGPLLLLSLVVGLVVSIFQAATQIQEQTLAFVPKIVAVLLGLVLFGPWMLSKMVSYVHDIFANLASFIG from the coding sequence ATGAGTGCCGATTTTATCATCCGCCTTGCCGAACAAGGCGTCTACATCGTGTTGATCGTTTGCGGCCCGTTGCTGCTGCTGTCGCTTGTTGTCGGGCTCGTTGTCAGCATTTTTCAGGCTGCGACCCAAATTCAAGAGCAGACGCTCGCGTTTGTCCCGAAAATCGTTGCTGTCCTGCTCGGGCTCGTCTTGTTCGGGCCGTGGATGCTCTCGAAAATGGTGTCGTACGTCCATGACATTTTCGCGAATTTGGCTTCATTTATAGGCTGA
- the fliZ gene encoding flagella biosynthesis regulatory protein FliZ, translating into MAIRRWAAGLLAAAILFGAPPASAVQSPTVADCLQHPDACGPSTPEGQQTKPTANQSADAVSASDVLRLIGATAFVLVLLYALLKWLSRRHSPAFGSKGLIENLGGTSVGANRSVQLIKVGNRLLVIGVGDSIQLLREISNEDEINELLAQHNERLERMASFHPFGSRLREYWTAKAKRGSDPAPSFSSLFAEEMSRMADRRNEWLKRLKEKGTAGDE; encoded by the coding sequence ATGGCCATACGGCGATGGGCAGCGGGATTGCTGGCGGCAGCCATCTTGTTTGGGGCGCCGCCGGCGTCGGCTGTCCAAAGCCCGACGGTCGCCGATTGCCTGCAGCATCCGGATGCGTGCGGGCCGTCAACGCCGGAAGGGCAACAGACAAAACCGACAGCGAATCAATCGGCTGATGCGGTGTCTGCTTCCGATGTGCTCCGGCTCATCGGAGCGACCGCCTTTGTCCTCGTTCTTCTTTACGCTCTGTTAAAATGGCTTTCCCGCCGCCATTCACCTGCTTTCGGGTCAAAGGGTCTCATTGAGAATCTCGGTGGAACGAGCGTCGGGGCAAACCGCTCTGTTCAGCTCATCAAAGTCGGCAACCGGCTACTCGTCATCGGCGTTGGCGATTCGATCCAGCTGCTGCGGGAAATCAGCAATGAAGACGAAATAAACGAACTGCTGGCGCAGCATAATGAGCGGCTCGAACGGATGGCCAGCTTCCACCCGTTTGGGTCCCGCCTTCGTGAATATTGGACAGCGAAAGCGAAACGGGGAAGCGATCCGGCTCCGTCCTTTTCCTCACTGTTTGCCGAGGAAATGAGCCGAATGGCCGACAGGCGGAATGAGTGGCTGAAGCGGTTGAAAGAGAAAGGAACGGCTGGCGATGAATGA
- a CDS encoding flagellar FlbD family protein produces the protein MIPLTKLNGKRFVLNALYIEQIEAFPDTTVTLTNGKKFVVRETVEQVAALASEFYRQIGAFRLPEAGGLNRERE, from the coding sequence ATGATTCCGCTGACGAAGCTCAACGGCAAACGGTTTGTGCTCAATGCGTTGTACATCGAACAAATCGAGGCATTTCCCGACACGACCGTGACGCTGACGAACGGAAAAAAATTCGTCGTGCGCGAGACGGTCGAACAAGTCGCGGCGTTGGCGAGCGAATTTTACCGGCAAATTGGCGCGTTTCGCTTGCCGGAAGCAGGAGGATTGAACCGTGAAAGGGAATAA
- the fliR gene encoding flagellar biosynthetic protein FliR, translated as MEQLWTYFPAFLLIFARTASFFAAMPLFSYRTVPASYKIGMAFFFSWLMFLAGPKPSLPLDDVYVLLVVKEALVGLTLGLIAAIVMAAVQVAGGLIDFQIGFAIANVIDPQTGVQSPLLGQYLHSLALLLLLMLDGHHLLLDGLFYSYHWLPLDRWPHIADGRAAEYAVRTFAAMFAAAVQMAAPLVGSLFLVDVALGLIARAVPQMNIFAVGFSLKTAAAFFMLFAAIGGMLTAARELFQLMFVSLREFMQLLGGA; from the coding sequence ATGGAACAACTATGGACGTATTTTCCCGCGTTTTTGCTCATCTTCGCCCGCACCGCTTCGTTTTTTGCGGCCATGCCGCTCTTTTCGTACCGGACGGTGCCGGCTTCGTACAAGATTGGAATGGCGTTTTTTTTCAGCTGGCTTATGTTTTTGGCAGGGCCGAAGCCGTCGCTTCCATTGGATGATGTGTATGTATTGCTCGTCGTCAAAGAGGCGCTCGTCGGGCTGACGCTCGGCTTGATCGCGGCCATCGTCATGGCGGCTGTGCAAGTCGCCGGCGGCTTGATCGATTTTCAAATCGGGTTTGCCATCGCCAACGTCATCGATCCGCAAACCGGGGTGCAAAGCCCGTTGCTCGGGCAGTATCTTCACTCGCTGGCGCTTTTGCTGCTGCTTATGCTTGACGGGCATCATTTGCTGCTTGACGGCTTGTTTTACAGCTATCACTGGCTGCCGCTTGACCGGTGGCCGCACATTGCCGACGGGCGGGCGGCTGAGTATGCGGTGCGCACGTTCGCGGCGATGTTTGCCGCCGCTGTGCAAATGGCTGCCCCGCTTGTCGGATCGCTCTTTTTGGTCGATGTGGCGCTCGGCCTCATCGCCCGCGCCGTGCCGCAAATGAATATTTTTGCTGTCGGGTTTTCGCTCAAGACAGCGGCTGCGTTTTTCATGTTGTTTGCGGCGATCGGGGGAATGTTGACCGCGGCGCGCGAACTGTTTCAACTTATGTTTGTATCGCTGCGCGAGTTTATGCAGCTGTTGGGAGGCGCGTAA